The Thunnus maccoyii chromosome 15, fThuMac1.1, whole genome shotgun sequence DNA segment aaccaaattgtACCCTTCTCTCACATCCTGCAGGTGATGCCATAGCCCAGCTGACAGATGTTGGATCAGCTTTGCCGTCCCAGTCAGATGGACGTGTCACAGTGTTCAGTGATAGGACGGGCATGGTGAAGGCTGCCCGCTTACTCCTCTCCTCAGTCACTAAAGTCCTGGTCCTGGCTGACCGCATCGTCATCAAACAGATAATCACATCTCGCAACAAGGTGAGACGTACAAGTATGAAGGACCTTAAAGGATATGCATAAACTCTCTTGCTTAGTCTCTCTTACACATGCACTGGTCCACacaggaatacacacacacacacacacacacacacacacacacacacacacacacatacaccttaGGCAAGCCCAGAGTCCTTTATTTCCTAACAGATAAGCTCAGTCTCTGAAGGAGTACTCTGGAGGTAATTGAAGGGAAGCAGCACATTTAGAGgccacataaaaacacagagctAGAGTCTGTCTCTGTCCATCGTACCTGGCTATGCTCTTAGCCAGACAGTGAGATACGGATGTAGCTGTAGACTGAGCCAAGAATGGAAACAGGGGGCCTAATCATGACTGGTTAGCCTCGTTTGGACAGACAGTCGACAGCCCTCTGTTCTCCATTACTGGCAAACACAATtacatctcttcctcttctttgtcTGGCGTGGATAAAAGCTGCTGCATTAGCACTGCCAGCTAGCAGCTAAATTAGCAGCTACATAGACTACAATTAACTAAAATGCAGGTTAGGAACTACTTAATCTGCTGGTTTTATTTTAGGATATCTCTTATACACTGAGCCATTAATACTACAGAAGGGATCGCTGGAGTAACACAGGCTATTGGAATATCCAGAAAGTAAAAATATGTAAACTACTACAATTCATCACATGTAATGTGACATCTTGTGAGGCAGAAATCACTCTTTGCATGTCTATGATAATCTGTTTCTGCACTTCCTGCTGACATCCTGCAACATCAGAAGGAGGACACAAACCATATGTGGTCATTCAACACACCACTCTGATCTTTTCACTCCTCTCAGGTCCTGGTAACCCTCGACCATCTGGAAAGAGTGAGCACCTTCCAGGAATTTGTACAGATTTTCAGTCAGTTTGGCAATGAGATGGTAGAGTTTGCCCACCTCACCGGAGACAGACAGAACGTGAGTAGCATGTGAAGTAATTGATTCTGGTTTTCTGCTTTTAAGAGTGTCAAAATCGTCTATTATCAGCACACTGTACTGTTAAGATCTCtcaataaatgaaatgtatatGTGGTCTATCGTGTCAGAAAGCTGCAAATGGATGTAGTGTGGTTATGAACATGGAATaatttgttttatcatttctgcAACACTGAGcacattttgtttattcatgtgGATGTAATCTAACAAACAGTGATTTTATAAACATGGTGTTCTGAATGTGCGAGCAGGTGGTGGAATCAGGCTGTGTAACCTGCAGTACTTATGCAGGCAAACTCAGAACAGATCAATAATTCAAGCAtcaaatatttctaaaatttcCCGACAAATCAAACAGTGAAGTAACAAGGCTTCCTTGAGAGTCTGTTGTTTCTTCGAGGTTTCCGTTCCATATCTGTTCATTTTTCCAATCCACAGGTCAGTTATGACTCATATTCCGCAAAGGCTGTTTACATCACGATTCAGTGTTGATATGACTGACCTATGCTTTCAGTGATGCATTTTCCCTGCAATATATCAGCTATATATCCCAGCGtatttgcaaaacaaaacttttgctCAAAGCTTCAGAAAAAACAGTTCAACTTAGGGGTTCCAATTTTGTTCTGTCAAAAACTCCTAATCCTACTTTGACAGCCTCTGCAGCTAAAGAGCTTTGCCTGCAGAAGCTGATGTAAAGTTCAACGGCTGCGATATCTAGACAGGGAGGGAGGATCGACTATCCCTCTTTTTGAATTTCATCTGGGCTTGTGTTTTGACACACACATCACGTCTCTCACCAGCGCTCCTCATTGCAGCTAatgctctctctcctcatttacCACCctgttttctttatcttttttttgtcatactCACTCCCACTCAGGCGCagccatgcacacacatgcacaagcgCACAGCCCTTTAGAAAATCTACCATCTTCATCTATTGAAGCCAGGCGAGCACAGAggcaaaaataatgacagataATCACTTCGTCTTTGTAATCTATGGCGAAGTGCCAGGAGAGGAGTTGATTCAGCTGGCTTTTCCAAATCCCGTATCTACCTAATTCAAGCTGTCTATTTCTGTTTGGAATACATGGAGGGGGATGGATCAGGTCATACATGAAGTATCTTCTTTTCTATTTCGATAACAACTCTGTTGATTAGCTGACAATGAATAAAAGaagctttatgtgtgtgttaacttGAAGAGGAATCTCTGTCAAATTTTTGTGTCCCTTCATACCGGCATGAAAGAGATTTGTTGCATACTTTTGATGCTTCCTTGCCTTCGGACACCCCAAGAGTTCTAAGAAGTTGCAACTGGAGTGAAGCCACCCATTACCAtctggcatgtgtgtgtttgtgctgtagGATTTGaaggatgagaagaagaaagccCGGATGGCAGCAGCCAGAGCAGTGCTGGAGAAATGCACCATGATGCTCCTCACAGCCTCCAAGGTAAGAAGCTGGCACACTTACAGTGGACCTCTGGGCAACGGTTATGGATTATGTCCATCCAAACACTTAAGGCCTTCTGAAGTTTTTATGATTTCAAGGTTTCTTACATGACGCAATCAATTATTATACTCGAGACTAAGTCAGTAattcatgaaaacatgaaaaaaggaTAGAAGTGGATAAGTGTTCATGAGGGTTTGACATTTCACATCGAATTGCTTCCAAAGACTTGCCTGAGGCACCCAGATTGCGAGTCGGCGCGGATCAACAAAGACGCCGTGTTCCACCGAATGCGCTGTGCCCTGGAGCAGGTCATCGAGATAGTCACTGAGGCACGCAGCTGTGGGGAGAACAAGATCCTTCCTGCCAGCATCTACAACGGAATCAAGGACTTCAAGGTAGGATTAGAAATTAGACTTAGCGAAAGAATCGATAAATATCCCAGTAAAGGCTTAAGATGAGTATTGCTCATCTGACACATGTTGGCCTGTGAAGTAAAGCAATGGTTCTCTTGTGGGCAAATTATCATGCAGAACAGGTCTTTTTGTTTTCCAGAAAATGGCAGAAACACAAATTattcagaagaagaagaagatgtttttttatggttgGGCCTTTAACATTTATTGCATTCACTGTGTTTGTTGCAGCAGCTTCAAATGGAGGATCAGACTTAACTATTTTATAATTTAGCTAATATGGCTGTGTGAACCACTAGTTAACCTACATCTTTATGACTaatcttctccctcctcctcatgcACTGGCAAAAGAAAATAGTATTGAGGTGATCTTTTTCATTGAcggaaaagaaggagaaagtaTTTTAATGAAAGAACCACAGATGATAATTGCTGTTAATGAATGGCTTCATAGCTCTTAATGGCAGAGTTAAACTAGTGTTAACTAAAAGTGGTGTCTTATGTAAATCTTAGAACACATACGTAAGCATAGActgcttctttaaaaaaaaaaagaaaaagaaaggagggataaaaacaagaaaattcaTTAGCATTTAAGTTTGTGTACTTGTGATGCTGTTGGCTGAATCCATATTCTGCAATCTTTGTTATTTAATGATGAGGTTAAATGCATAATAATAGTAAGATattaaattgtactttttttcttcagcatATTGCTTAATAGAAGTCTATTCTTTTAAACTTTCCTGCATTTATGTTCCATTTGTGTTGCTGCTTCAATCTTACCCCTCCTTCTCTCATTCATCCTTCAAATGCCCCTCCAACTCACATCcaaatacccccccccccctcccaacccCCTCCCCCTCACAGTTGAGCGTGGAATGCCTGCGGGAGAACCTGTACTCCTCGTCACCCCAGAGCGTGGGCAGTCAGCTGGAGGCACTGGTGGAGCGGACAGAGGATTTCACTGATTCAGCCTACACCAGCCACGAGCAGCGTCAGGCCATCCTAGGTCTGTGCCAGCTGGCGCGCCAGGACTCTCAGCAGCTGGTGCACGCCTGGATTGAGGCGGTATGTTGGCACAAGCAGGCACACTTGCACAGATGCACATAGCCCTACAAGAATATTTATAAGCCCATATGCTGCCATATGAAGAACATGGATAACAGCCTTATCTTtgtaaaagtaacataaaacgcagaacacacaacatgctatacagacagaaacacacacattaagacTCCTTCGCCggctcactcactcattcactttGCCTACTCACTTTCTTTTCACACATCCCTCTTGGAACAACAGCATAATAATACATCTGAATAACTGTTTTTCACTAAGGCTTGCTCAGTCGAGTGAGAAACATGTAGCGTTCCTTGTCTTACTGGCATTCAGCAGAGTCTCCTTGGCCTTCGAAATTGATGGACTTGAAACACAAGTCATTATGTTGCAGTTTCTCATTGTAAACTTTCTTCGGTGTGTTCAGAGTACACAGAGAGACTGCTGCACATAATAACAGTGGAGCCTCATCTAACCTTTCCAATTGAAGGTCATCTTGGGAATTGAAAAGACCAGAAGACTGCAGTGTTTTGAAATTGCAGAgaaagcttcataaaagtaaaTGTGAATGTGCAAATATTCTTGGGTGTTCCACCCATTAcagtttgtgttatttattgtgGAAAGTTtagaatatttatttgtttttattccatttagACTGATGTGTTGTACAATATTTAAATCTTAGaatttatttaaatcatttcagCTTGAGGACACAAAATAACACGTTGAAAAGCCTGATCCTCTTAGCACATTCAAAACATAATAGGTCACAAATGTAAttagaaagttaaaaaaacatgctaTTAAGACACCAAGTTTATTTTCCATTGCGTTCTATTTCCAAACTTTGCCAATGTGTCGTCCTACTCTTTCAGATTACAgtgttgctttgtgtgtggGATTGTAAAACCATCTtgtgtctcatgttttattctctcCCTCCTGGCTCTGTCTCACTGGAGCAGCAGTCTGTCCATGCCAAAGAGGCCACAGAGGACATGGAGGTGGCCATCCTGAAGACATGCCAGAGCGTCAACGACCTCAGACGTGAGGTGAGCAGCAAGCTGTCTCCGTTCTGCCCGTCTGCCCTCTGAGAATGAATATATCTGCTCTGTTTCAGAGAGCGACAAACGTGACTGGGATGTCTCTCACTAGCTGCTCTGCTTCTGttgctggttttctttttcacacTATCACATCCTCAGCTCACCTGCCGACTCTCTGTCAACTCAACTATGTCATAATGTCACTTCTGCTCTTCACATTTTCCTCTGTGCGTGCTTAAAATCCACTCTCATTCATACCTCCCactcatctttctttctcttgtgttttttccacCCTTCATtactccttcctcttcttctataATGTAATCTTTGATCCcacgcctcctcctcctctagcTCCATAAGGTGGCAGTCAGCCGTGCCTCAGACTTGCTGAAAGTTCATGGAGAGCAGTTGCCTCTAAGGGCCCTCAAAGCTGCAGGTGCCGAGGGTAACCTGGAGGCAGTGGCGGAGTATTCACGCACGCTCACTGAGCAGAAGGAGCAGCTGGTGGAGGTAGGTGGGACAGAGGCACAGGGGACTAGGTGACATTGTTGCTACCAAGTAGCTGTTGTTACACTGATACACCAATAGAAATCTGTAATAAAATCTACATTTGTCCATATCATGAATTTTCTAATGTCGGAATAATCATTCAGTCCTTCTTCTTAGGTAAAAAACTTGCTCGTAATGAATTTGAACTCGTAGGAAACACATGGAAATAGCTGTGCTACCAGCAGCATGCCACAAGCACTCATGCAaggacacacagagagcttgagatgaatgaaaatgtagAAGACTAATCTGAAACCAAATGAAAGCCAACGTGTGGTTTTGATATGAAAACTCTCACACTGAGTGGAAAAATTCCTTGCAGGCCGTGTCATGTCTTTGCTAATGGtcctaacaaacaaaacttgcagtaaaatttgaaaagaaatgttCATCTGAGAATAAAGGTACTCATTTTGGAATATGTTGAGATTTTCTTATGATTGATTATcattaacaaaaaaagtgtgaaactttgtcCTAAAGATTCAGCTATTAGATTCAGTTATTATTCACTAtcacaaaaaagccaaaaaaacatttcagtttgaatgttaataataataggaaagtgtgtgttgtgtagtcCACATCAATGCACCTACACTTAAATAACCAGAAGAAATGACAAGGTTACTGTACTGTTACTCTAAAAAGAAAGTTCAAGTAAAATTGTTCACTGTGATACAATAAGGTACAATTACCTATGAGTGTGTTTTTGCCATTTTACTGAAGTATATTTTTTCAAACCTCAGAAGCATTTATGGTCATTCCGTTTTTCCTCCTGTGACTTTCACTCCAGACGTGTCGGCTGCTGTACCATGTGTCGGGGACGGAGCCTCTGGAGATAACCTGTGTACACGCCGAGGAGACCTTCCATGTTATTGGTCCACAGGTAACATTAACCCTTCGAACACTTTCTGAATGCATTGTTATTTTTAGGTTCTTATTAATATTATGTGCCATTGACTTGATCCATAAATGTCAGCAAACTGG contains these protein-coding regions:
- the ctnnal1 gene encoding alpha-catulin isoform X3; its protein translation is MGQACFEARRAGDAIAQLTDVGSALPSQSDGRVTVFSDRTGMVKAARLLLSSVTKVLVLADRIVIKQIITSRNKVLVTLDHLERVSTFQEFVQIFSQFGNEMVEFAHLTGDRQNDLKDEKKKARMAAARAVLEKCTMMLLTASKTCLRHPDCESARINKDAVFHRMRCALEQVIEIVTEARSCGENKILPASIYNGIKDFKLSVECLRENLYSSSPQSVGSQLEALVERTEDFTDSAYTSHEQRQAILGLCQLARQDSQQLVHAWIEAQSVHAKEATEDMEVAILKTCQSVNDLRRELHKVAVSRASDLLKVHGEQLPLRALKAAGAEGNLEAVAEYSRTLTEQKEQLVETCRLLYHVSGTEPLEITCVHAEETFHVIGPQIISAAQTLALHPSSKIAKENLEVFCEAWESQLCDMALLLREINDVFEGRRGVFLLGDKRPYLSLPRPGKHSANLKTAKAVKLDAEEQTSMAKLGLELRLLSSDVDTEVEKWEEQEHDIVRQSQSLASMAYNMYLFTRGEGLLKTTLDLFHQAEVLSEEGLQLCSSLRTFSTQLVDEEKSAVMTEMEKLVALCQQLQMGAKTPVQGKTATFQKVDSSIQKTRGILTVVLSLLPFCNKLNRKYKSERSSLGSPQDWRERQDVSTPVKEEGALNGKNSNGFGVKSLEQHMTGLNLLESK